The following coding sequences lie in one Miscanthus floridulus cultivar M001 chromosome 9, ASM1932011v1, whole genome shotgun sequence genomic window:
- the LOC136482621 gene encoding xylanase inhibitor protein 2-like, with amino-acid sequence MAFQHRRPWCLIAVAAAAALLLSQLMTAGLAATGPGDVAVYWGRHKDEGTLREACNASAYTTVIISFLSAFGHGTYKLDLSGHPVAGVGDDIDYCRSRGKLVLLSIGGQGGEYWLPSAQSATDVADYLWNAFLAGSSAGVARPFGGAQVDGIDFFVDQGAVEHYDVLARRLYGYNRYYRGGGITLTATPRCAYPDQRLQGALATGLFNRVHVRLFGGDLQCEWGQFDSWDKWAKAYPDSRVFVGVVASPEADDDAYMSQKDLYYGILQFAQKVPNYGGLMIWDRYYDEKNHYMV; translated from the coding sequence ATGGCTTTCCAGCACCGTCGTCCATGGTGCCTCATAGCGGTAGCCGCAGCAGCAGCTCTCCTCCTCTCCCAGCTGATGACCGCGGGGCTCGCCGCGACCGGCCCGGGCGACGTGGCCGTGTACTGGGGAAGGCACAAGGACGAGGGCACGCTGCGCGAGGCGTGCAACGCCAGCGCGTACACCACCgtcatcatctccttcctcagcgcCTTCGGCCACGGCACGTACAAGCTCGACCTCTCGGGCCACCCGGTGGCGGGCGTCGGCGACGACATCGACTACTGCAGGTCCAGGGGCAAGCTGGTCCTCCTCTCCATCGGCGGGCAGGGCGGCGAGTACTGGCTGCCCTCGGCGCAGTCGGCCACCGACGTGGCCGACTACCTGTGGAACGCGTTCCTCGCAGGGTCCAGCGCCGGCGTGGCCCGGCCCTTCGGCGGCGCGCAGGTGGACGGCATCGACTTCTTCGTCGACCAGGGCGCGGTGGAGCACTACGACGTGCTGGCCCGCCGCCTGTACGGCTACAACCGGTACTACCGCGGCGGCGGGATCACGCTGACGGCCACGCCGCGGTGCGCGTACCCGGACCAGCGGCTGCAGGGCGCGCTGGCCACGGGGCTCTTCAACCGCGTCCACGTCCGCCTGTTCGGCGGCGACCTGCAGTGCGAGTGGGGCCAGTTCGACTCCTGGGACAAGTGGGCCAAGGCGTACCCCGACAGCAGGGTATTCGTCGGCGTGGTGGCGTCGCCGGAGGCCGACGATGACGCCTACATGTCGCAGAAGGACCTCTACTATGGCATCCTGCAGTTCGCGCAGAAGGTGCCCAACTATGGAGGACTCATGATCTGGGATAGGTACTACGACGAGAAGAACCATTACATGGTCTAG